Proteins encoded in a region of the Chloroherpetonaceae bacterium genome:
- a CDS encoding LD-carboxypeptidase, translating to MKILKPKRLRQGDVIGIVAPASPVYPEDKLERAATYIESLGYRVKFGKAVRKVYGYLAGTDQERARDLNEMFADKQVSAIFCLRGGYGSPRLLSLLDYYTIARNPKIFVGFSDITALSCALFAKCGLISFSGPMLASDMTHPDDFAQEHLWRMLTSASVYGALPNHSSHCRVALKAGEHRGRLISANLSLFTTLIGTPYLPKMQRRILVIEDVGEEPYRIDRMLSQVEHSQILSRLGGLVIGQITDFEPEDDKPTLSMEEVIAGYVKKLPRQAPAFANLSFGHIKHKLTLPFGAKAMLHVSKKSCSLEIVEKVVV from the coding sequence TTGAAGATTCTTAAACCAAAGCGACTACGGCAGGGCGATGTGATTGGCATTGTTGCACCTGCAAGCCCTGTTTACCCCGAAGATAAATTAGAGCGTGCCGCCACATATATTGAAAGCCTTGGCTACCGTGTCAAATTTGGCAAAGCCGTCCGCAAGGTGTATGGATACTTAGCCGGCACTGACCAAGAGCGGGCTCGGGATTTGAATGAGATGTTTGCCGACAAGCAAGTGTCGGCAATTTTTTGTTTACGCGGTGGCTATGGCTCGCCACGCCTCCTCTCACTGCTGGACTACTATACCATTGCTCGTAACCCTAAAATTTTTGTTGGCTTTTCTGACATTACAGCGCTCTCCTGCGCACTTTTTGCAAAGTGCGGTCTCATTTCATTCTCCGGCCCGATGCTTGCTTCGGATATGACGCACCCTGACGACTTTGCTCAAGAACACCTTTGGCGAATGCTTACTTCTGCTTCGGTTTATGGTGCTTTGCCCAATCATAGCTCTCACTGTCGGGTTGCACTCAAAGCTGGCGAACATCGTGGTCGGCTCATCAGTGCTAATCTCTCGCTCTTTACTACGCTGATTGGCACACCTTACTTGCCCAAAATGCAGCGCCGCATTCTCGTCATTGAAGATGTGGGCGAAGAGCCATACCGCATTGACCGAATGCTCTCGCAAGTTGAACATTCTCAAATTCTTTCCAGACTTGGCGGGTTGGTAATTGGGCAAATCACAGACTTTGAACCCGAAGATGACAAACCTACGCTTTCAATGGAAGAAGTGATTGCAGGGTATGTGAAGAAACTGCCTCGTCAAGCGCCTGCTTTTGCGAACCTTTCATTTGGGCATATCAAGCATAAGCTGACTTTGCCTTTCGGCGCCAAAGCAATGCTCCACGTCTCTAAGAAAAGTTGCAGCCTCGAGATTGTGGAAAAAGTTGTTGTGTAG
- the atpC gene encoding ATP synthase F1 subunit epsilon, with the protein MAFQVEIVTPLRSVFEGEVVSLTLPGVVGSFQILQNHAPILAALQEGELRIELPDKSKQTFKISSGFVEMNNNRAIVIAENIQNT; encoded by the coding sequence ATGGCATTTCAGGTTGAAATCGTGACGCCTCTTCGCTCAGTTTTTGAGGGAGAAGTTGTTTCACTAACTCTGCCCGGCGTTGTAGGCAGCTTTCAAATTTTGCAAAATCACGCTCCGATCTTGGCTGCCTTGCAGGAAGGTGAGTTGCGCATAGAACTGCCCGACAAATCCAAGCAAACCTTCAAGATTTCAAGCGGCTTTGTGGAGATGAACAACAACCGTGCCATCGTGATTGCAGAAAACATTCAGAATACCTAA
- the atpD gene encoding F0F1 ATP synthase subunit beta, which produces MQEGVIAQIIGPVIDVDFPNGDLPAIMNALIVKRPDGSNLVLEVQQHLGEERVRTIAMDTTDGLTRGMKVINTGGPIETPVGEPVLGRLINVVGEPIDGKPPIKSAKKYPIHRHPPAFEELSTKAEMLETGIKVIDLLEPYTKGGKTGLFGGAGVGKTVIIQELINNIAKFHNGYSVFAGVGERTREGNDLMLEMEESGVIKNAALVFGQMNEPPGARARVALTGLAIAEYFRDEEGRDVLLFIDNIFRFTQAGSEVSALLGRMPSAVGYQPTLATEMGALQDRIVSTKKGSITSVQAIYVPADDLTDPAPATTFAHLDATTVLSRQIAEMGIYPAVDPLDSTSKILDPNIVGQEHYEVAQGVKQILQRYKDLQDIIAILGMDELSDEDKVIVARARRIQQFLSQPFFVAKPFTGLEGKYVRIEDTIRGFKEILEGRHDHLPEAAFRLVGTIEEAVEKAKTLPSY; this is translated from the coding sequence ATGCAAGAAGGCGTTATTGCTCAAATCATCGGTCCCGTTATTGACGTTGATTTCCCAAACGGCGACCTTCCCGCAATTATGAATGCACTGATTGTCAAGCGTCCAGATGGCAGCAATCTGGTGCTTGAAGTGCAGCAGCATTTAGGCGAAGAGCGTGTGCGGACTATTGCAATGGACACTACTGATGGTCTCACACGCGGTATGAAAGTCATCAACACGGGTGGACCGATTGAAACTCCAGTTGGAGAGCCTGTCTTAGGTCGCCTTATCAACGTTGTGGGCGAACCGATTGATGGCAAACCGCCAATTAAAAGCGCTAAAAAGTATCCAATTCACCGCCACCCTCCAGCTTTTGAGGAGCTTTCTACCAAAGCTGAGATGCTGGAAACGGGCATTAAGGTGATTGACTTGCTTGAACCTTATACCAAAGGCGGCAAAACAGGACTCTTTGGTGGTGCAGGCGTTGGCAAAACGGTGATTATCCAAGAGCTAATCAACAACATCGCCAAGTTTCACAACGGCTATTCTGTCTTTGCTGGCGTTGGAGAGCGTACGCGCGAAGGCAATGACCTAATGCTTGAAATGGAAGAGTCAGGCGTTATTAAAAATGCAGCATTGGTATTCGGGCAAATGAATGAGCCACCCGGCGCTCGTGCGCGGGTTGCACTAACTGGCCTTGCAATTGCCGAATACTTCCGCGATGAAGAAGGGCGCGATGTGCTGCTCTTCATTGACAATATCTTCCGCTTTACTCAAGCAGGTTCGGAAGTCTCCGCACTCTTAGGACGAATGCCCAGTGCGGTGGGCTATCAACCGACGCTCGCAACGGAAATGGGCGCTCTGCAAGACCGTATCGTCTCGACAAAGAAAGGCTCTATTACATCGGTGCAAGCTATTTATGTGCCTGCTGACGACCTCACCGACCCTGCCCCTGCAACCACCTTTGCCCATCTTGATGCAACTACCGTGCTTTCTCGCCAAATCGCTGAAATGGGCATCTACCCCGCCGTCGATCCACTGGACTCGACCTCAAAGATTCTTGACCCTAACATCGTCGGTCAAGAACATTACGAAGTCGCACAAGGCGTCAAGCAAATTTTGCAGCGCTACAAAGACCTGCAAGACATTATCGCCATCTTGGGCATGGACGAGCTGTCTGACGAAGATAAAGTGATTGTGGCTCGTGCTCGCCGCATTCAGCAATTTCTCTCTCAGCCCTTCTTTGTGGCTAAGCCATTTACGGGTCTTGAGGGCAAATATGTCCGCATTGAAGACACCATTCGCGGCTTTAAAGAGATTCTGGAAGGTCGGCACGACCACCTACCTGAAGCTGCTTTCCGCTTAGTTGGCACGATTGAAGAAGCAGTCGAGAAAGCTAAAACCTTACCAAGCTACTAA
- a CDS encoding NADH-quinone oxidoreductase subunit N — MAQDFLLSLPLLLATLWIVLLIVVEAYIQRHLVTKWLTLLGFFAVGAATLYCFPHQGFAFNEMIRFGAIQHFVNLVFLLAGILVTLISDRYLEQENIWFGEYYIVMFVSILGMMLMASAAHLSVLFIGLETMSIALYVLAGLMRRNLRSNEAAMKYFLLGSFASGFFLYGISLIYGATGEMALHRIADMLQVRPPSVLFWIGLSLLMIGLFFKISAVPFHQWTPDVYEGAPTPASAFMSTGAKAAAFAALISVASSFSGQLQGNLNWSSAVSVIAVASMVVGNVAALAQDNLKRMLAYSSIAHAGYMLVGIAAGGSEGYSAVMYYTLVYTLMNLGAFGVIALLEAEGFGNAYRDCVGLFKKSPLLAGTMAVFMLSLTGLPPFAGFVGKYKVFVAAVSSGIAWLAMVGVLASAISAYYYLRVVVSMFMQESEPISDISSTAPAFTLALVALAILLLGIFPTEVLKLTSKAIELSFLP; from the coding sequence ATGGCTCAGGATTTTCTTCTCTCTTTGCCTTTGCTGCTTGCAACACTCTGGATTGTTTTGCTTATCGTCGTCGAAGCATACATTCAGCGGCATCTGGTTACAAAGTGGCTCACCCTGCTTGGTTTTTTTGCCGTTGGCGCCGCTACGCTTTACTGCTTTCCCCATCAAGGCTTTGCCTTCAATGAAATGATTCGCTTTGGGGCTATCCAGCACTTTGTCAACCTTGTCTTTTTGCTGGCTGGCATACTGGTTACGCTTATCTCTGACCGCTATCTCGAGCAAGAAAATATCTGGTTCGGCGAGTATTACATCGTGATGTTTGTCTCCATTTTAGGCATGATGTTGATGGCCTCGGCTGCACACCTTTCTGTGCTTTTCATTGGTCTGGAGACGATGTCGATTGCGCTTTATGTTCTGGCTGGTCTAATGCGTCGCAACCTCCGTTCCAACGAAGCTGCAATGAAATACTTTCTCTTAGGTTCTTTCGCTTCTGGATTTTTCCTCTATGGCATTTCGCTCATCTACGGGGCAACGGGCGAAATGGCGCTGCATCGAATTGCTGATATGCTACAAGTGCGCCCTCCCTCTGTGCTTTTCTGGATTGGTCTTTCGCTATTGATGATTGGGCTTTTTTTCAAAATCTCCGCTGTGCCATTTCACCAATGGACGCCTGATGTCTATGAAGGCGCTCCCACGCCTGCCAGCGCTTTTATGTCCACTGGCGCAAAAGCTGCTGCCTTTGCCGCCCTGATTAGCGTGGCCAGCAGCTTTTCAGGACAGTTGCAAGGTAATCTCAATTGGTCTTCTGCTGTGTCTGTGATTGCGGTTGCCTCAATGGTCGTTGGCAACGTAGCAGCCTTAGCCCAAGATAACTTAAAACGAATGCTTGCTTACTCTTCAATTGCCCACGCAGGGTATATGCTTGTAGGTATTGCTGCAGGCGGCTCAGAGGGCTACAGCGCAGTTATGTACTACACACTGGTCTATACTCTGATGAACCTTGGCGCATTCGGTGTGATTGCGCTGCTGGAAGCAGAAGGCTTCGGTAATGCCTATCGCGACTGCGTTGGACTTTTCAAAAAATCTCCGCTGCTGGCTGGCACAATGGCTGTCTTTATGCTGAGCCTGACTGGTCTGCCCCCTTTTGCTGGTTTTGTGGGAAAGTATAAGGTCTTTGTGGCCGCCGTCAGTTCAGGCATTGCGTGGCTGGCGATGGTCGGCGTCTTAGCCAGTGCGATTTCGGCTTACTACTACTTGCGTGTTGTGGTCAGTATGTTTATGCAAGAAAGTGAGCCTATCAGTGACATTTCCTCTACTGCTCCTGCATTCACCCTAGCGCTGGTCGCTCTTGCTATTCTGCTCCTAGGCATCTTCCCCACCGAAGTTTTGAAACTGACTAGCAAAGCCATTGAACTTAGCTTTTTGCCCTGA
- a CDS encoding NADH-quinone oxidoreductase subunit M, with protein MSSLTIIIFLPFLLSIPLFLFRRNAITAVRIYASGVSLLTLSGSLHLALQFNPDAGFQFQHIALEQWLGTSADVKYSVALDGLSLSLFVLTAIMFAIATLLSWSIETSVREYFFFLLTLETCILGIFSAIDLFLYYIFWEAMLIPMYFLIGMWGGKRRAEAATKFLLYMLTASLVMLVGVIYLGYLGRDVNGGIFTTDYQKLTSLSLPIDAQQILFWIFGLSFFVKSPIFPLHTWAADVYAESPLGTVLTGLLLKVAPYALIRFNVMLFPEAAAGYAPLIGTLAVITILYGALVAAAQAEMKRVLAFSSVSHLGFMLLGIFAFTEESLQGALLQMLHSSLSTGLLFLVVDRLEAQFGWKEMHRYGGLKAATPFAASAFLFAMLASVALPGLSGFVGEFLILTGSFKSAVLGTGLYAVLAAIGVILAVVYMLPMTQKIFFGKLSETLRTALDFNWREKAVAAAMILLMLWIGLAPSSILRISVPVSRATIEHIKQPQQAQSLQHSTKP; from the coding sequence ATGAGCAGTCTAACCATCATCATCTTTCTGCCCTTCCTACTTTCCATTCCGCTCTTCCTTTTTAGGCGAAATGCTATAACCGCGGTGCGCATTTACGCCAGCGGTGTGTCGCTTCTGACGCTAAGCGGCAGCTTGCACTTAGCTTTGCAATTTAATCCTGATGCAGGCTTTCAGTTTCAGCATATTGCTCTGGAGCAGTGGCTTGGCACTTCGGCTGATGTGAAGTATAGCGTTGCGCTTGACGGGCTGTCACTGTCGCTTTTTGTGCTGACCGCTATTATGTTCGCTATTGCCACACTACTGTCTTGGTCGATTGAGACATCGGTGCGCGAGTATTTTTTCTTTCTCTTAACGCTTGAAACCTGCATACTGGGTATTTTTTCAGCCATTGACCTATTCCTCTACTACATTTTCTGGGAAGCGATGCTTATCCCGATGTATTTTCTTATCGGAATGTGGGGCGGAAAGCGACGCGCAGAAGCCGCTACGAAATTTTTGCTCTATATGCTCACTGCCTCGTTGGTGATGTTGGTGGGCGTAATCTATCTCGGCTATCTTGGTAGAGACGTTAACGGCGGTATTTTTACGACGGACTACCAAAAACTCACTTCACTTTCACTCCCTATTGATGCCCAGCAGATTCTTTTCTGGATTTTCGGTCTGAGCTTCTTTGTTAAATCGCCTATTTTTCCGCTCCACACTTGGGCAGCCGATGTGTATGCGGAGTCACCATTGGGCACAGTGCTCACTGGTCTTTTGCTTAAAGTCGCCCCATATGCACTCATTCGCTTCAATGTGATGCTGTTTCCCGAAGCGGCAGCAGGCTATGCGCCCCTCATCGGCACACTGGCGGTGATTACTATCCTCTATGGCGCACTGGTTGCAGCGGCGCAGGCAGAAATGAAGCGTGTGCTAGCATTTTCATCGGTTAGCCACTTGGGTTTTATGTTACTTGGCATTTTTGCCTTTACAGAAGAATCGCTTCAGGGCGCACTCTTACAGATGCTTCACAGCAGTCTTTCTACAGGCCTACTCTTTCTCGTCGTCGATCGGCTCGAGGCACAGTTTGGCTGGAAAGAGATGCACCGATATGGTGGCTTAAAAGCCGCAACGCCCTTTGCGGCTTCAGCTTTCCTTTTTGCCATGCTTGCATCGGTTGCCCTGCCTGGGCTTTCTGGCTTCGTTGGTGAATTTTTGATTCTAACAGGTTCATTTAAATCGGCTGTGCTTGGCACAGGTCTCTATGCAGTACTCGCTGCGATTGGCGTGATTTTGGCAGTCGTCTATATGTTACCGATGACGCAAAAAATCTTTTTCGGCAAGCTCAGTGAGACTCTGCGCACGGCGCTTGACTTTAACTGGCGTGAGAAAGCCGTCGCTGCAGCAATGATTCTTTTGATGCTTTGGATTGGCTTAGCACCTAGCTCAATTTTACGCATCTCTGTGCCTGTCTCACGTGCCACGATTGAGCACATTAAGCAACCTCAGCAAGCCCAATCCTTGCAGCATTCTACCAAACCCTAA
- a CDS encoding formate--tetrahydrofolate ligase — protein sequence MSITAPSSTPKTDLEIAREAKLKPIVEVAEKLGVGGEHLELYGKYKAKLPLSLIDMEKAKRGTLILVSAITPTPAGEGKTTTTIGLTEALNRLNKKAVAVLREPSLGPVFGIKGGATGGGYSQVVPMDEINLHFTGDFPAIEKAHNLLAAVIDNNIQNRKNNLGIEPRSVRWKRVMDMNDRALRKIIVGLGGKGYGIPRETGFDITAASEVMAILCMSNDLFELKERLGNIFIGYTRDKKPVFARDLKVHGAMAALMKDAIKPNLVQTLEGNPAIIHAGPFANIAQGTNTIIATRMGLSLADYAVTEAGFGFDLGGEKFLNIKCQYGNFSPKAVVIVATVRALKYHGGAPLDTLKHPNLAALSMGLANLDKHLENARLFGLQPVVAVNKFYTDTQEELDLVVKHCASLGVKAAISEVWARGGAGALELAEYVLEAVEQSHGFVPLYDWSWGVEKKIETIATKIYGAEKVVYQAQAQADLKTIEALGLDKLPICMAKTQKSLSDNPALIGRPSGFTLTVREIEIAAGAGFLIPITGEIVRMPGLPEVPAAEIIDIDEHGNIVGLF from the coding sequence ATGTCAATTACAGCGCCTTCTTCAACCCCGAAAACTGACCTTGAAATCGCACGCGAGGCAAAGCTGAAGCCAATTGTAGAAGTAGCAGAAAAATTAGGTGTCGGAGGCGAGCACTTAGAGCTATACGGCAAATACAAGGCCAAACTTCCCCTCTCGCTCATTGATATGGAAAAGGCGAAGCGTGGCACTTTGATTCTTGTCTCGGCGATTACACCAACGCCAGCAGGTGAGGGCAAAACCACCACGACAATTGGTCTTACTGAAGCCTTGAATCGGTTGAACAAAAAGGCAGTAGCTGTCTTGCGTGAGCCATCCTTAGGGCCTGTTTTCGGCATCAAAGGTGGCGCGACGGGAGGAGGGTATTCGCAGGTCGTACCGATGGATGAAATTAACTTGCACTTCACGGGTGATTTCCCTGCGATTGAGAAGGCGCACAATCTGCTGGCAGCGGTCATTGACAACAATATCCAAAATCGCAAGAATAATCTGGGCATTGAGCCGCGCTCGGTGCGCTGGAAACGCGTCATGGATATGAACGACCGAGCGTTACGCAAAATTATCGTTGGCTTAGGCGGAAAAGGCTACGGTATTCCACGCGAGACAGGGTTTGATATTACGGCTGCCTCCGAGGTAATGGCGATTCTTTGTATGTCTAACGACCTTTTTGAGCTAAAAGAGCGGCTGGGGAACATCTTCATAGGCTACACGCGCGATAAAAAGCCAGTCTTTGCGCGCGACCTTAAGGTGCATGGTGCAATGGCAGCCTTGATGAAAGACGCTATCAAGCCCAACTTGGTGCAGACGCTCGAGGGCAATCCGGCGATTATTCACGCTGGACCATTTGCCAACATTGCGCAGGGCACGAATACAATTATAGCCACGCGCATGGGACTATCGCTGGCCGATTACGCCGTAACAGAAGCAGGATTTGGGTTTGATTTGGGAGGCGAAAAGTTTCTCAATATCAAATGTCAGTATGGTAACTTCTCTCCAAAGGCTGTTGTGATTGTAGCCACTGTGCGAGCGCTCAAGTATCATGGCGGCGCGCCGCTCGACACGCTCAAGCACCCTAATCTTGCTGCACTGAGTATGGGGCTGGCAAATTTGGACAAGCACCTTGAAAATGCACGCCTTTTTGGCTTACAGCCTGTTGTAGCGGTCAATAAGTTCTACACAGATACGCAGGAAGAGTTGGATTTAGTCGTTAAGCATTGTGCGTCGCTGGGCGTGAAAGCCGCCATTTCAGAAGTCTGGGCAAGGGGTGGGGCAGGTGCCTTGGAGCTAGCTGAGTATGTCTTGGAAGCGGTAGAGCAAAGTCACGGTTTTGTGCCGCTCTACGACTGGTCGTGGGGAGTGGAAAAAAAGATTGAGACTATTGCGACCAAGATCTATGGAGCAGAAAAGGTAGTCTATCAAGCGCAAGCACAAGCCGATTTGAAGACGATTGAAGCGTTGGGGCTGGACAAGCTGCCGATTTGCATGGCAAAAACACAAAAGTCGCTATCGGATAACCCTGCGCTGATTGGGCGTCCAAGTGGCTTTACGCTCACCGTGCGTGAAATTGAAATCGCAGCTGGAGCAGGATTCCTAATACCGATTACGGGGGAAATTGTGCGGATGCCCGGTCTGCCTGAAGTGCCTGCAGCGGAGATAATCGATATTGATGAGCATGGCAATATCGTCGGGCTGTTTTAA
- a CDS encoding ATP-binding cassette domain-containing protein encodes MLKLINVTKSYADKVAVKNLSFELQRGEIFGLLGPNGAGKTSTIRMICGITYPDKGTVEFLGRPMCAELQNKIGYLPEERGLYRKMTVSETLLYFAELKGLSRSAAKAHVEHWATRFDIHAWLKKKVEELSKGMQQKVQFISVVLHEPELLILDEPFSGLDPINSELIMDVIMELKKAGKTILFSTHRMEQVEKICDSIVLINNGEKVLGGSVREIKRAYGKNHLHLDFEGSDHFIDALVAQGKVEVSDRSPKSVELKLLNGTTPKDILTQIRSDTDITRFELAEPSLKEIFISCVGETGAARLAYTPPA; translated from the coding sequence ATGCTTAAACTTATCAATGTCACGAAATCATATGCTGACAAGGTTGCCGTAAAAAATCTTTCATTCGAACTGCAGCGAGGCGAAATTTTTGGACTCTTAGGGCCGAATGGCGCCGGCAAAACCTCTACGATTCGAATGATTTGCGGCATTACTTACCCTGACAAAGGCACTGTGGAGTTTCTCGGCCGACCAATGTGCGCTGAACTGCAGAACAAAATTGGCTACCTTCCTGAAGAGCGTGGGTTATACAGAAAAATGACTGTAAGCGAAACCCTCCTCTATTTTGCTGAGCTTAAGGGTTTATCACGTTCTGCTGCTAAAGCTCACGTGGAACACTGGGCAACTCGCTTCGACATTCACGCTTGGCTCAAAAAAAAGGTCGAAGAACTCTCTAAAGGAATGCAGCAAAAAGTGCAGTTTATCTCGGTTGTCTTGCACGAGCCAGAGTTACTAATTCTTGATGAACCCTTCTCTGGCTTAGACCCCATCAACTCCGAGTTAATCATGGATGTGATTATGGAACTTAAGAAAGCTGGCAAAACAATTCTTTTTTCCACGCACCGAATGGAACAAGTCGAAAAAATCTGTGATTCCATTGTTCTTATCAACAACGGTGAAAAAGTGCTGGGCGGCAGTGTTCGCGAGATTAAACGCGCCTACGGAAAAAATCATTTGCATTTAGATTTTGAGGGCAGCGATCATTTCATTGATGCATTGGTTGCGCAAGGTAAAGTTGAAGTTTCTGACCGCTCACCTAAGTCAGTGGAACTTAAGTTACTGAACGGGACAACGCCAAAGGATATCCTGACTCAGATTAGAAGCGATACAGACATCACGCGCTTTGAATTAGCTGAGCCTTCGCTTAAAGAAATCTTTATCTCTTGTGTCGGAGAAACCGGCGCAGCGCGGTTAGCCTATACCCCACCCGCCTAA